A window from Roseburia sp. 499 encodes these proteins:
- a CDS encoding glycosyltransferase family 2 protein, whose product MVDKVRLSVAMVTYNGEKYIKAQLDSIFQQLTEQDEVVVSDDGSTDGTMEILKEYQRKGYSIRILEGPKAGIKKNVEHALKQCRGEIIFLSDQDDIWKTNKVNRVLEVMDQEKCALVIHDAEVFYENPDKADMESFFAFRNAGAGVWKNIIKNSYIGCCMAFRREVLERVIPIPANIEMHDQWIGILSDFYFGKSVFLKEPLLSYRRHGENSSAMKHYGVGKMIRNRVVFILRFLGRILHIC is encoded by the coding sequence GTGGTAGATAAAGTACGGTTGTCTGTTGCAATGGTTACTTATAATGGAGAAAAGTACATAAAAGCCCAGTTGGATTCCATTTTTCAGCAGCTGACAGAACAGGACGAAGTAGTGGTGTCTGATGACGGTTCCACGGATGGAACAATGGAGATTTTAAAGGAGTACCAGAGGAAAGGATATTCCATAAGAATATTAGAAGGTCCTAAGGCGGGAATTAAGAAAAATGTGGAACATGCATTAAAACAATGTAGAGGGGAAATTATTTTTCTGTCGGACCAGGATGATATTTGGAAAACAAATAAAGTAAATCGGGTTCTGGAGGTTATGGATCAGGAAAAATGTGCATTAGTAATTCATGATGCAGAAGTATTTTATGAGAATCCGGATAAGGCGGATATGGAGTCTTTTTTTGCATTTCGAAATGCAGGAGCCGGTGTCTGGAAAAATATCATAAAAAATAGTTACATTGGATGTTGCATGGCATTTCGAAGAGAAGTATTGGAACGGGTGATTCCAATTCCTGCTAACATCGAGATGCATGATCAATGGATTGGAATATTAAGTGATTTTTATTTTGGAAAGTCTGTATTTTTGAAAGAACCACTGCTGAGTTATCGGCGGCATGGAGAAAATAGTTCTGCCATGAAGCATTATGGGGTTGGGAAAATGATTCGAAATAGAGTTGTTTTTATACTGCGTTTTCTAGGAAGAATTCTCCATATTTGCTAG
- a CDS encoding glycosyltransferase family 2 protein, with translation MIDISITIVAYNDEEDVRNAVCSIMEHTAATIKKKIYIVDNSTEKNALDSFATQWEEVGYRKPEQNLGFGAGHNYVLSELDSKYHAIVNPDIILKEDSLQTLMKFMEQNQVGMAVPRMTDEKGEFQAVYRRELTVLDMGIRMFLSSHFKKRQAYHTMQDMDYSKTFQVPFAQGSFLVIQTELFQKLGGFDTRYFMYMEDADLCKQVNQCSSLYYCPDTTVIHKWERASKKNGKLRRIHIASMFRYFCKWGWKLW, from the coding sequence ATGATAGATATTTCAATTACAATTGTTGCTTATAATGATGAAGAAGATGTGAGAAATGCGGTATGTTCCATAATGGAACATACCGCTGCAACTATTAAGAAAAAAATATATATTGTAGATAATAGTACAGAAAAAAATGCGTTGGATTCTTTTGCAACACAGTGGGAAGAAGTGGGTTATCGAAAGCCAGAGCAGAATCTGGGTTTTGGTGCAGGACACAACTATGTGCTGTCTGAATTAGATTCTAAATATCATGCGATTGTGAATCCGGATATTATTTTGAAGGAAGACAGTTTGCAGACGCTTATGAAATTTATGGAGCAGAATCAGGTCGGGATGGCGGTTCCGAGAATGACGGATGAAAAGGGAGAATTTCAAGCAGTATACCGCAGAGAACTTACGGTTCTGGATATGGGAATAAGAATGTTTTTGTCATCTCACTTTAAGAAACGTCAGGCGTATCATACGATGCAAGATATGGATTATTCCAAAACATTTCAAGTGCCTTTTGCGCAGGGAAGCTTTCTGGTAATTCAGACGGAATTGTTTCAAAAGCTGGGAGGGTTTGATACCAGATATTTTATGTACATGGAGGATGCCGATTTGTGTAAGCAGGTAAATCAGTGCAGTAGCCTGTATTATTGCCCGGATACTACAGTGATTCATAAGTGGGAGAGAGCGTCCAAGAAAAATGGAAAGCTACGCCGCATTCATATAGCATCTATGTTTCGATATTTTTGCAAATGGGGGTGGAAACTGTGGTAG
- a CDS encoding sugar transferase gives MYKKQKTGWVKHLDFLLIDIICLEIAFFASFWIKFGERALVSSIINEYYIRLAIVLLMMDLCVAFLFEAYTGILRRNKVQELRAVIIHCSAVFAAVTVYLWGTKQSEIYSRQVIMVFWGIAIFIEYFTRCAWKIYIRQKMIRGKRFSKLVVITEDRYAEECVREFQRDRYKEFEVTGVIVVDKNRKGEEIYGVPVVADADTCLEYVRTNVVDEVFINGNTRESSEALANELLELGCTVHFSLVHESQLMPNKMVERCGKYLVLTSSMKIASNRQLFVKRTIDIVGSLVGLLLTGVAFIIFAPIIKIQSPGPIFYSQIRIGKNGRRFKFYKFRTMIVGADAMKKDLMEQNEMEGLMFKMENDPRIFGIGKFMRKFSIDELPQFWNVLKGEMSLVGTRPPTEEEFEQYELHHKARLGIKPGLTGMWQVSGRSDIKNFEEIVALDTQYISNWSLGVDIRILFRTLWVVVTGKGSS, from the coding sequence ATGTATAAAAAACAGAAGACAGGATGGGTAAAGCATTTAGATTTTCTCCTGATAGATATTATTTGTTTGGAAATAGCATTTTTTGCTTCCTTCTGGATAAAGTTTGGAGAAAGAGCGCTTGTATCATCTATTATAAATGAATATTATATCAGATTGGCAATTGTACTGTTGATGATGGATCTTTGTGTTGCATTCTTATTTGAAGCCTATACCGGAATCTTGAGAAGAAACAAAGTTCAAGAGTTACGTGCGGTTATCATTCATTGTAGTGCAGTTTTTGCAGCAGTGACTGTGTATTTATGGGGAACCAAGCAGTCGGAGATTTATTCCAGACAGGTTATCATGGTATTCTGGGGAATTGCTATTTTCATAGAATATTTCACAAGGTGTGCATGGAAAATTTATATTCGCCAGAAGATGATACGTGGAAAACGTTTTTCAAAATTGGTTGTAATTACTGAGGACCGGTATGCCGAGGAGTGTGTACGGGAATTCCAGCGAGACCGTTATAAGGAATTTGAGGTAACTGGTGTCATTGTGGTGGACAAGAATCGCAAAGGCGAAGAAATTTACGGGGTTCCGGTTGTGGCTGATGCAGATACGTGTCTTGAATATGTCAGAACCAATGTAGTGGACGAAGTGTTCATTAATGGAAATACCAGAGAGAGTAGTGAAGCATTGGCAAATGAATTGCTGGAATTAGGTTGTACCGTACATTTCAGTCTGGTGCATGAATCACAGCTCATGCCAAATAAAATGGTAGAGCGATGTGGAAAGTATCTGGTATTGACTTCCAGTATGAAGATTGCTTCTAATAGACAGTTATTTGTAAAGCGTACCATTGATATTGTAGGAAGTTTAGTAGGCTTGCTATTGACTGGAGTTGCTTTTATTATTTTCGCTCCAATTATTAAAATTCAGTCCCCAGGTCCTATTTTTTATTCGCAGATTAGAATCGGGAAAAATGGGCGTAGGTTTAAGTTTTATAAGTTTCGAACGATGATAGTAGGGGCAGATGCTATGAAGAAAGACCTGATGGAGCAAAATGAAATGGAAGGTCTTATGTTTAAAATGGAAAATGATCCAAGGATTTTTGGAATTGGAAAGTTTATGCGGAAGTTTTCTATTGATGAATTGCCGCAGTTCTGGAATGTATTAAAGGGAGAGATGAGTCTGGTTGGGACAAGACCCCCTACAGAGGAAGAATTTGAGCAGTATGAATTGCATCACAAGGCGCGACTTGGTATCAAGCCTGGGTTAACAGGAATGTGGCAGGTGAGTGGTAGAAGTGATATTAAGAACTTCGAAGAAATTGTGGCATTGGATACTCAATATATATCGAACTGGTCTTTGGGAGTAGATATTCGTATTTTATTCCGTACCCTTTGGGTAGTAGTGACCGGGAAAGGATCATCATGA
- a CDS encoding glycosyltransferase family 2 protein: MKKLSFVIPCYNSEHTVGHVVNEIEEEFYGNDRYEYEIILVNDASPKDDTIGAIRKIAKENPRVVAVNLSKNFGQDSALMAGYSIAKGDYIVSLDDDGQNPAKEAWKLLDKLEEGWDVVFGKYKVKKHSKFKNFGSKVNDIMAAALLDKPKDLRLCSYFAMDRFVVEQMLVDRNSFPYIWGLILRSTNKMTNVYIEHRVREEGKSNFTLMKCLKVWFNGFVAFSVKPLRFSALIGMLVALLGFLYGIYVVVKAICFSEPVIGWSSLMVAVLLIGGIILMMLGLLGEYVGRMNLSVNNTPQYIIRDIYRQEDGELRKN, translated from the coding sequence ATGAAGAAACTTTCATTTGTGATTCCGTGTTATAACTCGGAACACACAGTAGGACATGTAGTAAACGAGATAGAAGAAGAATTTTATGGAAACGATAGATACGAGTATGAAATTATTTTGGTAAATGATGCATCTCCAAAGGATGATACCATAGGAGCTATCCGTAAAATTGCAAAAGAAAATCCAAGGGTAGTAGCAGTAAATCTGTCTAAAAATTTTGGACAGGACAGTGCACTTATGGCAGGATATTCTATTGCAAAGGGAGATTATATTGTATCATTGGATGATGACGGACAGAACCCGGCAAAGGAAGCATGGAAACTTCTGGATAAGTTAGAAGAGGGATGGGATGTCGTTTTTGGAAAGTATAAGGTGAAGAAACATAGTAAGTTTAAGAACTTTGGAAGTAAAGTGAACGATATTATGGCAGCAGCGCTCTTGGATAAGCCAAAGGATTTGAGATTGTGTAGTTATTTTGCCATGGATCGTTTTGTGGTAGAACAGATGCTTGTGGACCGCAATTCCTTCCCTTATATTTGGGGATTAATCTTGCGTTCCACAAATAAGATGACCAATGTTTATATTGAACATAGAGTGAGAGAAGAAGGAAAGTCAAACTTTACATTGATGAAGTGTTTGAAAGTCTGGTTTAATGGTTTTGTGGCATTTTCTGTAAAGCCACTTCGTTTCTCAGCTTTGATAGGAATGTTGGTTGCCTTATTGGGATTTTTGTATGGAATTTATGTAGTGGTTAAGGCAATTTGCTTTTCAGAGCCGGTGATAGGATGGAGTTCTCTTATGGTGGCAGTGTTACTAATAGGAGGAATCATATTGATGATGTTGGGATTGTTGGGAGAATATGTAGGACGAATGAATCTGAGTGTGAATAATACACCACAGTATATTATTCGTGACATATATCGACAGGAAGATGGGGAGTTAAGAAAAAATTAA
- the rffA gene encoding dTDP-4-amino-4,6-dideoxygalactose transaminase — MIHFNEPPFTGKEFEYMRQTVENAHICGDGVFTKKCHAWLEERMQSPKALLTTSCTHALEMAALLVGIQPGDEVIMPSYTFASTADAFVMRGAKIVFVDIRPDTMNVDETLIEDAITDKTKAICVMHYAGVACEMDTIMDIANRHHLAVVEDAAQAVMSSYKGRPLGSIGDYGCYSFHETKNYSMGEGGAILIRDIANRDKAEIIREKGTDRSKFWRGEVDKYTWVDFGSSYLPSDMNAAYLWAQLELADEINDKRLHLWDTYYKELTELAEEGKIELPTIPEGCTHNAHMFYIKTDDIEQRSELIAYLKEQGVGAVFHYIPLHTVAAGKKYGVFHGEDRHTTRESERLLRLPLHYNVSESDVHYVCEKIKEFYKRG, encoded by the coding sequence ATGATACACTTTAATGAGCCTCCCTTTACAGGGAAGGAATTTGAATATATGAGGCAGACGGTGGAAAATGCACACATCTGTGGAGATGGCGTGTTTACCAAGAAGTGCCATGCGTGGTTAGAAGAACGGATGCAAAGTCCGAAGGCATTGTTGACAACTTCTTGTACTCACGCGTTGGAGATGGCAGCACTCTTGGTTGGAATTCAGCCGGGAGATGAGGTCATTATGCCTTCTTATACCTTTGCATCTACAGCGGATGCTTTTGTTATGCGCGGGGCTAAGATTGTATTTGTAGATATTAGACCGGATACTATGAATGTAGATGAAACATTGATTGAGGATGCGATTACAGATAAAACCAAAGCAATTTGTGTTATGCATTATGCCGGAGTTGCATGTGAGATGGATACTATTATGGATATTGCCAACAGGCATCATCTTGCAGTAGTGGAGGATGCGGCGCAGGCGGTTATGAGTAGCTATAAGGGAAGACCGTTGGGTAGTATCGGAGATTATGGATGTTATTCTTTTCATGAGACCAAGAACTATTCTATGGGAGAAGGCGGTGCGATTCTAATTCGTGATATTGCGAATCGCGACAAGGCGGAAATTATTCGTGAAAAGGGAACGGATCGTAGTAAGTTTTGGCGTGGAGAAGTGGACAAGTATACTTGGGTAGATTTTGGTTCTTCCTATCTTCCAAGTGATATGAATGCCGCTTATTTGTGGGCACAGCTAGAACTTGCAGATGAAATTAACGATAAAAGATTGCATTTGTGGGATACTTACTATAAAGAGTTGACAGAATTAGCGGAAGAAGGAAAGATAGAACTTCCAACAATTCCGGAAGGATGTACACATAATGCTCATATGTTTTATATTAAGACAGATGATATAGAACAGCGCAGTGAGTTGATTGCATATTTAAAGGAACAGGGAGTAGGAGCAGTATTTCACTATATTCCACTTCATACGGTGGCAGCAGGTAAGAAGTATGGCGTGTTCCATGGTGAGGATCGACATACTACTCGTGAAAGTGAGCGGTTATTAAGGTTACCGCTTCATTACAACGTAAGTGAATCAGATGTACATTATGTATGTGAAAAGATAAAGGAGTTTTATAAAAGAGGATAG